In Brettanomyces nanus chromosome 3, complete sequence, a single genomic region encodes these proteins:
- a CDS encoding uncharacterized protein (EggNog:ENOG41) codes for MSRRVKPGKLEGDVFDNHTSSSHPRQGLTQLPTSSSSPSFDQHPTDPALSELTNLHSITDVPSSGDPDHFANDSMDANVTAAAAAATVVVEYPFPQAAQNIHKQNVTGVEEQQTDSLQYPTAQKHQPHVLLLPQQQQRKESQAQLQAQSQAQSQSELQSHSLQAHPGQQVNSPLDQFNPPSSLKFQQLREPQQQQQQQQQQQHQQQQVSHMPQVVPVPELSQHASSHHQHQNINDKLDSDASAYVLSPSNQSEAYDSTVNGTSESSVDIFPEGMGDPSEYLITPMIEEQMFDNVAVLKEFVKEFGRKNEFGIAIAHSNNKAIYFTCELGGTYREKKIKKSEIQSNDFQTLNSKKIGSKKIRCPFAMVANFSKKRHYWILKITENKHNHPKLNPLLNFPMLRKRSSQVNETIRHMYTSGDKPSVIQQKLRSLYPSLIIKREDIYNEVRILKKKRLVPTHNQMKKQKVKALIDGSSMENGQPLQQTSHQQQQEPHAFQNELHSQPSKLQQQQQQQQALQDQDGIAWSSDPYSNLPDPSKKDVDQQAAATAATAAAVAAVEAFKQGSNVHQRQQNHDQHQESSTQSGQSQQNFLQYQNTDPQCQYNYASVSPHVKDQRFNIDERLLGDN; via the coding sequence ATGTCTCGAAGAGTAAAGCCTGGTAAACTTGAGGGTGATGTTTTTGATAACCACACCTCGAGTTCTCATCCTCGCCAGGGTCTAACTCAACTAcctacttcttcttcttcccctTCCTTTGATCAGCATCCTACTGATCCTGCTCTATCCGAACTTACTAATCTTCACTCCATAACTGACGTTCCATCCTCCGGTGATCCGGATCATTTCGCTAACGATAGCATGGATGCAAATGTTActgctgccgctgctgctgctaccGTTGTCGTTGAGTATCCTTTTCCACAGGCTGCTCAGAATATTCATAAGCAGAATGTCACTGGGGTTGAAGAACAACAGACGGACTCCCTTCAGTATCCGACAGCACAAAAGCATCAACCTCATGTACTTCTACTGCcgcagcaacagcaacgAAAAGAGTCTCAAGCGCAATTGCAAGCCCAATCACAAGCCCAATCGCAGTCAGAGCTTCAATCACATTCACTTCAAGCTCATCCAGGTCAACAAGTTAACTCTCCGCTAGATCAATTCAATCCGCCTTCTTCACTCAAATTTCAGCAGCTGCGCGAACcacaacagcaacagcagcaacaacaacaacaacaacaccaacaacaacaagtATCGCATATGCCTCAGGTAGTACCGGTTCCTGAACTCTCTCAACATGCTAGCAGCCACCATCAGCATCAAAATATTAACGATAAGCTCGATTCTGATGCTTCTGCATATGTATTATCTCCTTCCAACCAATCCGAAGCATATGACAGCACTGTTAATGGTACCTCGGAGTCTTCTGTCGACATATTTCCTGAAGGAATGGGAGACCCAAGCGAGTATCTAATTACTCCAATGATAGAGGAGCAGATGTTCGATAATGTGGCCGTGTTGAAAGAGTTTGTGAAAGAATTTGGTCGTAAAAATGAGTTTGGTATTGCTATAGCACATTCCAACAATAAGGCCATATATTTCACCTGTGAATTGGGTGGTACCtacagagaaaagaagatcaagaaaagtGAAATCCAGAGTAACGATTTTCAGACGTTgaattccaagaagatAGGCTCCAAGAAAATACGTTGCCCGTTTGCTATGGTGGCTaatttctccaagaaaAGGCATTATTGGATCCTTAAAATCACTGAAAATAAGCACAACCATCCAAAATTGAACCCGCTATTGAATTTTCCAATGCTTCGTAAGAGATCTAGTCAAGTTAATGAAACCATCAGGCACATGTATACCTCTGGTGACAAACCTTCAGTTATTCAACAGAAGTTGAGGTCTTTGtatccttctttgattATCAAACGAGAAGATATATATAATGAGGTTCGtattctcaagaagaaacgtCTAGTTCCTACGCACAAccagatgaagaagcagaaggtGAAAGCGCTTATTGATGGTTCTAGCATGGAAAATGGCCAGCCGCTACAACAGACATCgcatcagcagcagcaggagcCTCATGCCTTTCAAAATGAGTTGCACTCTCAGCCTTCTAAGttacaacaacaacaacagcagcagcaggctcttcaagatcaagatGGAATTGCGTGGTCTTCCGATCCCTATTCCAACTTGCCTGATCCTTCGAAGAAGGATGTAGATCAACaggctgctgctactgctgctactgccgctgctgttgctgctgtggAGGCGTTTAAGCAAGGTTCCAACGTTCATCAGCGGCAACAGAACCATGATCAACATCAAGAATCGTCCACACAGTCTGGACAGTCACAGCAGAACTTTCTACAATATCAAAATACAGATCCTCAGTGCCAATATAACTATGCTTCGGTCTCTCCTCACGTTAAAGACCAACGTTTCAACATTGATGAAAGACTTCTCGGTGACAATTAA
- the IDP2 gene encoding NADP-dependent isocitrate dehydrogenase, with amino-acid sequence MAFEKINVKTPVVDMDGDEMTRIIWKMIKDKLIFPYLDLKLDYYDLGIKSRDDTDDRVTIESALATKKYRVAVKCATITPDEARVKEFGLKKMWLSPNGTIRNILGGTVFREPIVIDNIPRIISHWEKPIVIGRHAFGDQYKCQNIVTPECGGDLKLVFTPADGSADITVPVYHYNGKGCAMAMYNTEESIKGFARASFELALSRKMPLYMATKNTILKKYDGLFKDTFQNMYESEYKNKFEKLEIWYEHRLIDDMVAQMIKSKGGFIIAMKNYDGDVESDIVAQGFGSLGLMTSVLVSADGKCFEAEAAHGTVTRHYRKHQKGEETSTNSIASIFAWTRGLIKRGEIDDTPKVVKFARTLEKATIDTVRVDGTMTKDLALARDETDRSAWVTTEEFIDGVAKRLANEIKNAKL; translated from the coding sequence ATGGCGTTTGAAAAAATCAACGTTAAAACTCCAGTCGTCGATATGGACGGCGACGAAATGACTCGTATAATCTGGAAGATGATCAAAGACAAGTTGATCTTTCCTTATTTGGACCTCAAATTGGACTATTATGATTTGGGAATCAAAAGCAGAGATGATACCGATGACCGGGTCACTATTGAATCTGCACTCGCCACAAAAAAATACCGTGTCGCAGTCAAATGCGCCACGATCACCCCAGACGAGGCCCGTGTTAAGGAGTTCggattgaagaaaatgtGGCTATCTCCCAATGGAACCATCCGTAATATTCTTGGTGGAACCGTTTTCCGTGAACCTATCGTTATTGATAACATTCCAAGAATAATTTCTCACTGGGAAAAGCCAATCGTTATAGGAAGACATGCTTTTGGCGATCAGTATAAATGCCAAAACATAGTTACGCCAGAATGTGGTGGTGATTTGAAACTGGTTTTCACACCAGCTGATGGTTCTGCAGATATTACGGTCCCTGTTTACCATTATAATGGAAAGGGCTGTGCAATGGCTATGTACAATACAGAAGAGTCCATTAAAGGTTTTGCACGTGCTTCGTTTGAGCTTGCCTTGAGTCGTAAGATGCCTTTGTACATGGCTACCAAGAACaccattttgaagaagtatgaTGGTCTTTTCAAAGACACTTTCCAAAACATGTATGAAAGTGAATACAAGAATAAGTTTGAGAAGCTTGAGATTTGGTATGAGCATCGgttgattgatgatatGGTGGCGCAGATGATTAAATCCAAAGGTGGTTTCATTATTGCCATGAAAAACTATGATGGAGATGTTGAATCCGATATTGTTGCCCAAGGATTTGGGTCTTTGGGCCTCATGACTTCTGTATTGGTTTCTGCTGATGGCAAGTGCTTTGAAGCTGAAGCGGCTCATGGTACCGTCACCAGACATTACAGAAAACACCAGAAAGGAGAGGAGACTTCCACCAATTCAATTGCCTCGATTTTTGCTTGGACTAGAGGTTTAATAAAGAGAGGtgagattgatgatacCCCTAAGGTGGTTAAATTTGCAAGGACCTTAGAGAAGGCCACCATTGATACTGTTAGAGTTGATGGTACCATGACCAAGGACTTGGCTCTGGCAAGAGACGAGACTGATAGATCTGCATGGGTTACCACTGAGGAGTTCATTGACGGTGTTGCCAAGAGATTGGCCAATGAGATCAAAAATGCTAAGTTGTAA
- the HHF1_1 gene encoding Histone H4 — translation MSGRGKGGKGLGKGGAKRHRKILRDNIQGITKPAIRRLARRGGVKRISALIYEEVRAVLKSFLENVIRDAVTYTEHAKRKTVTSLDVVYALKRQGRTLYGFGG, via the coding sequence ATGTCTGGTAGAGGTAAAGGTGGAAAAGGTCTTGGAAAGGGCGGTGCCAAACGTCACAGAAAAATTCTTAGAGATAACATTCAAGGTATCACTAAGCCAGCAATCAGAAGATTAGCTAGAAGAGGTGGTGTCAAGAGAATCTCTGCTTTGATTTACGAGGAAGTTAGAGCTGTTCTTAAGTCCTTCTTGGAGAACGTCATCAGAGATGCCGTTACTTACACTGAGCACgccaagagaaagactgtcacttctttggatgttGTTTATGCTTTGAAAAGACAGGGCAGAACCTTGTACGGTTTCGGAGGTTAA
- the HHT1 gene encoding histone H3.1, translated as MARTKQTARKSTGGKAPRKQLASKAARKSAPSTGGVKKPHRYKPGTVALREIRRFQKSTELLIRKLPFQRLVREIAQDFKTDLRFQSSAIGALQESVEAYLVSLFEDTNLCAIHAKRVTIQKKDIQLARRLRGERS; from the coding sequence ATGGCTAGAACTAAACAAACTGCAAGAAAGTCTACTGGTGGTAAGGCCCCAAGAAAACAGTTAGCCTCTAAGGCTGCCAGAAAATCTGCTCCATCTACCGGTGGTGTCAAGAAACCTCACAGATATAAGCCAGGTACCGTTGCTTTGAgagaaatcagaagattccaaaaaTCTACAGAATTGTTGATCAGAAAGTTGCCATTCCAAAGATTGGTTAGAGAAATTGCTCAGGATTTCAAGACCGATTTGAGATTCCAATCTTCCGCTATTGGTGCTTTACAGGAGTCCGTTGAAGCTTACTTAGTCTCTTTGTTTGAGGACACCAATTTGTGTGCCATTCACGCCAAGAGAGTTAccattcaaaagaaggacATCCAATTGGCCAGAAGATTGAGAGGTGAGAGATCATAA
- a CDS encoding uncharacterized protein (EggNog:ENOG41), translated as MRDEINKAQLKDTVLTGVGSTVNIPTDSSGVAGAPGGSAASPSSPGNSLISPGVRALLQEWSSSPYPALGFSGALAVIPTIRPVISQVATSFKKKPVLLSPYPSNLSVLFFGGFVGLGGFLIYDHDVENGSALTSAWSLMYVLANGKRSLLTFRLYPKVLALLALANSGVYGGRFLGLL; from the coding sequence atgcGGGACGAAATCAACAAGGCCCAATTGAAAGACACAGTTCTAACAGGCGTAGGCTCAACGGTAAACATTCCAACAGATTCATCGGGTGTAGCTGGAGCACCAGGTGGTTCAGCTGcctctccatcttctcccGGTAACTCGCTTATTAGTCCCGGAGTCAGAGCGCTTCTACAGGAATGGTCATCATCTCCGTATCCTGCATTGGGATTTTCAGGAGCTTTGGCAGTTATTCCTACCATCAGACCGGTAATTTCCCAGGTTGCCACCTCCTTTAAGAAGAAGCCGGTGCTTTTATCTCcatatccttcaaatctgTCCGTTCTATTCTTTGGAGGCTTTGTTGGACTAGGTGGATTTTTGATCTACGACCACGACGTAGAGAATGGAAGTGCACTTACGTCAGCATGGAGTTTGATGTATGTGTTGGCCAATGGTAAGAGGAGTCTTCTGACGTTCAGATTATACCCAAAGGTATTGGCACTATTGGCATTGGCCAACTCGGGAGTGTATGGAGGAAGATTTCTTGGGTTGCTTTAG
- the SIW14 gene encoding tyrosine-protein phosphatase siw14 translates to MNISHNPAIELDEEDAYDKFEPTDRSKVEEYKKQEQKSHPHRLEEFIITEPKTLQDEETKIRINRPIGVYTPPENFAMVCGSIYRSSFPRVENFEFLQTLNLKSVLCLIPEEYPPENLEFNKVNGIRFFQVGLSGNKEPFVKIKPELVTEALKIITNPANQPILIHCNRGKHRTGCIVGCVRKLQKWSLSMIFDEYRKFAYPKERPLDQQFIEMYDDTEIELYASERHWLPLHW, encoded by the exons ATGA ATATTTCCCATAATCCGGCGATAgaattggatgaagaagatgcctACGATAAGTTTGAGCCTACAGATCGCTCGAAAGTGGAAGAATACAAGAAGCAAGAGCAAAAGTCTCATCCTCATAGGTTAGAAGAGTTCATAATAACAGAACCAAAGACTTTACAGGATGAAGAGACCAAGATACGTATTAACAGACCAATTGGTGTTTATACGCCGCCGGAAAACTTTGCTATGGTTTGTGGGTCGATATAtcgatcttcttttcctcggGTGGAGAACTTTGAGTTCCTCCAAACGCTCAACTTAAAGTCTGTGCTGTGTCTAATTCCAGAAGAGTATCCACCAGAAAATCTCGAGTTCAACAAAGTAAACGGAATCCGGTTCTTCCAGGTTGGATTGAGTGGTAACAAGGAACCTTTTGTGAAGATTAAACCCGAGCTTGTCACCGAGGCTCTGAAGATCATTACCAATCCAGCTAATCAACCCATACTAATTCACTGCAACCGTGGTAAACACAGAACGGGGTGCATCGTCGGATGCGTTCGTAAACTCCAGAAGTGGTCATTAAGTATGATATTCGACGAGTACAGAAAGTTTGCTTATCCCAAGGAACGACCCTTGGATCAGCAGTTTATAGAGATGTATGACGATACAGAGATAGAGCTCTATGCATCTGAAAGACACTGGTTGCCACTACATTGGTGA
- a CDS encoding uncharacterized protein (BUSCO:EOG09341T2T) encodes MIDGKMREQRQFDKMNTGKGKKEAGSLEPRRKMQKTKSGRKEPRQINRSMVRHKKANHEEEEKEATENEDESKTVINHGNSDDDFDGSEDDNEEKGDRKMVYGTLVSMLRSDYPDREEKVDDEVEIFSKGVEEEVGEEVSDDNNEDEEEGGPMDEGDMVADDDVHDKFDALNLHFNDEERISELISRYQNILNNSKPHRILRLVNRSRFEDEKYVKLDYRYSEVTETQSSSTKELDLESRLKHHNVRDRIQQKFAEQKPVTQLEIQFIESLLSYQSIGLQYYQSDVLQSKYQNYYLLHCLNHVMKTRTRVMKDNEKKKKLLKQIEEGTVDASVEEKPEFRDQGYTRPKVLILLPTRNAAWVVVNKLVKLSPIKAVENKKRFKSQYYDSFGSGNNPREQAYKRKPEDFREMFKGNSNDFFCLGIKFTRKTIRLYTKLDESDVIVASPLGLKMLFENAAHDKRKDTEFLSSIEITILDKCESLLMQNWEHVNEILTKRLNAPPKKFEEFKVDFSRIRMWAINDQFKYLTQVLTFGKYASPDLNSVVMSGKVSNNLQSGSAIFKPLIDSSNSIIDQFKVKLVRMGLVDKYTKLKQVFMRFDADSIAEEPDKRFEYFKNVTLPQILSKSSYNYGTLVYVADYIDYIRLTNYLRESTSVPFVAIDEYSSQSKLTRNRAKFAQGRSDARLMIYTERLHFYKRYDIKGVRNVIFYELPTDPSFYSQVMNFVTDEKIRSEMERKDQVKNDEEEDNDFDLNLCMVRIVFSQLDMMKLEKIVGLKNAGQLCKGESEMNEFI; translated from the coding sequence ATGATTGACGGTAAAATGCGAGAACAGAGGCAATTTGACAAGATGAATACTGGAAAAGgcaaaaaagaagctggTAGTTTGGAGCCTCGAAgaaaaatgcagaagaCTAAGagtggaagaaaagagcCTAGGCAGATCAATAGGTCCATGGTGAGGCACAAGAAAGCGaatcatgaagaagaagaaaaggaagcaactgagaatgaagatgaatctAAAACTGTGATCAATCATGGCAACTCggatgatgattttgatggttctgaagatgataacGAAGAGAAAGGCGATCGGAAAATGGTTTATGGTACATTGGTGAGCATGCTTAGATCTGATTATCCAGATAGAGAGGAGAAGGTAGATGATGAGGTGGAAATCTTTTCTAAGGGAGTTGAGGAAGAGgttggagaagaagtttctgaTGACAATAacgaagatgaggaggaaggTGGCCCGATGGACGAGGGTGATATGGTAGCAGATGATGACGTTCACGATAAATTTGATGCGCTTAACCTTCATTTTAACGATGAGGAAAGAATTTCCGAGTTAATTAGCAGATACCAGAATATCCTAAACAACTCCAAGCCACATAGGATTTTGAGATTGGTGAATAGAAGCAGGTTTGAGGACGAAAAGTATGTGAAATTGGACTACAGATATTCAGAAGTCACTGAAACccaatcatcttctaccaAAGAACTGGATTTAGAATCACGGCTCAAGCATCACAACGTCAGAGACAGAATTCAACAAAAATTCGCTGAACAGAAGCCCGTTACCCAGTTGGAGATTCAATTTATTGAATCATTACTCAGCTACCAAAGTATCGGTTTGCAGTACTATCAGTCGGATGTTCTACAGAGCAAATATCAAAATTACTACCTATTGCACTGCTTGAATCATGTCATGAAAACTCGAACAAGAGTGATGAAAGATAAcgaaaaaaagaagaagttgttgaagcagatcGAGGAGGGAACTGTAGATGCCagtgttgaagagaagccCGAGTTTAGAGATCAAGGTTATACTAGGCCCAAGGTATTGATTTTGCTTCCTACTAGAAATGCAGCATGGGTGGTTGTTAATAAGTTGGTTAAGTTGTCACCTATCAAAGCCGTCgagaataagaagaggTTCAAGAGTCAATACTATGACAGTTTTGGCTCGGGAAATAATCCACGTGAACAGGCATACAAGAGGAAGCCTGAGGACTTTAGAGAAATGTTCAAAGGGAATTCCAATGACTTTTTCTGTCTTGGTATCAAGTTTACAAGAAAGACTATACGCCTCTATACAAAGTTGGATGAGTCTGATGTCATTGTAGCATCTCCTCTGGGCCTTAAGATGCTCTTTGAGAATGCTGCGCACgataaaagaaaggatACCGAGTTTCTCAGTTCTATAGAGATTACTATTTTGGATAAATGTGAAAGTCTATTGATGCAGAATTGGGAGCATGTGAACGAGATTCTTACCAAACGATTGAATGCacctccaaagaagtttgaGGAGTTTAAAGTGGATTTCAGTCGTATCAGAATGTGGGCTATCAATGATCAGTTCAAGTATTTGACCCAGGTCCTTACGTTTGGCAAATATGCATCACCGGATCTAAACAGTGTTGTGATGAGTGGTAAAGTTTCGAATAATCTACAATCTGGAAGCGCCATTTTCAAGCCCTTAATTGATAGTAGTAACTCTATTATCGATCAGTTCAAAGTGAAGTTGGTTCGAATGGGGCTTGTTGATAAGTACACAAAGTTGAAGCAGGTGTTCATGAGATTTGATGCGGATTCCATTGCTGAAGAGCCTGATAAAAGGTTTGAGTATTTTAAGAATGTCACTTTGCCGCAAATACTGAGTAAGAGTTCGTACAACTACGGTACTTTAGTTTATGTTGCGGATTATATTGATTATATTCGACTAACTAACTATCTTAGGGAAAGTACAAGTGTTCCGTTCGTGGCGATTGATGAGTATTCTAGTCAAAGTAAGTTGACCAGAAACAGAGCCAAGTTTGCACAGGGAAGAAGTGATGcgagattgatgatctaCACCGAGAGATTGCATTTCTACAAAAGATATGACATTAAAGGGGTGAGAAATGTTATTTTCTATGAATTACCTACCGATCCAAGCTTCTATTCCCAAGTAATGAACTTTGTGACTGATGAAAAGATACGAAGTGAGATGGAGAGGAAGGATCAGGTAaagaatgatgaagaggaagacaaCGACTTTGATCTCAACCTCTGTATGGTTAGAATTGTTTTCAGCCAACTTGACATGATGAAACTAGAGAAAATTGTGGGATTGAAGAATGCCGGACAGCTCTGTAAGGGAGAAAGCGAGATGAATGAGTTCATTTAA
- a CDS encoding uncharacterized protein (BUSCO:EOG09340RAD~EggNog:ENOG41), giving the protein MELNYENVVLTLTTAADVQRGTQQTVAESQLKQWEICKGYHYILQRVYDDMSQSLQIRWLAVICLKNGVDKYWRSTRIHAICKEEKQEIRKNLFNQLDESNSQLTIQNAHTIARICRHDFPAAWPTVFDEMADIMESSSQISETLGIMRMNNLLIIMNQILKVLASVRIGRARSALQAKVPIILPHLVKHYHHYFRLWTTNYDAATMEVGYMCLKNIRRATVDGYEYPHRDNTINEFFETSLLHFQKLLIMHESTQLELLERYLKCYLKLYFNMANANSVAFLLFSSSRSIILTLLSMLQQKADTVYNLEDRDGSDFWEQTVVKTILIMKKITSFAYRKGATLLRPSNDKKEVERATKVVEEIFTPQLLENLVNMLMSSYLKLRPCDLEAWQMEPEEWVTEELQVSWEYQIRPCAENYFEDLVSYFKPFLSELILNKIQTVLSDADTDILTKDATLSVFQLSSGAISDDCNFDQMFANYFLPEALKVDSDDCKIVKRRVCLIISDWVCIQCSKETRDSIYKLIVTLLQPDQLFNDKVVRLTATQTLQHLINDWEFRKSDFRPYLDTTVEALLKLLSELNWTESKMFILKMISLIIERNNPLIEEAVLRDIMDMVPKMWEESNNSNEMILKNSLLRILRELTNSLNSKSQLIHSMVMPLIPICCTEGSQYYSLLCEDGFELWSAILKQLPLDKPIPSNIFGEWFPLVLKGLCNWTEILPLVLKILRSYSLLDATLFETDFGLEIFKVLGGYLGTMRDDSLFIASQTVEILVLQVSKDQIYNSKLMENLAESGLFNAMIIYITRETETPNCEIKVALPVLRMMMLDAKFFVFQLLGSILVKGTSLSMLFHRLFTNLVGYLKMTYDSKARKVFLLALLSLYDPSYFVKKVNLDPNVGGDVDYQLEQMDDNDGIALILSMNFNKVLSLTSRFLEEVQEAPGGDCKNYHRQSPYDDEVLVMAQTDEEQRDEGEDPENEYVQEFRIPDSGEKLRYTQLLLAKDSVYNVNLKEFVKFKMSQLVGSVDNYEGLINSVSKETLDDLQLAYSK; this is encoded by the coding sequence ATGGAATTGAACTACGAGAATGTAGTGCTTACGCTAACTACTGCTGCAGACGTACAAAGGGGAACCCAGCAAACAGTAGCGGAGTCCCAACTGAAACAATGGGAAATATGCAAGGGATATCACTATATTTTACAGAGAGTTTATGACGATATGTCTCAGTCTCTACAAATACGATGGCTAGCAGTAATAtgtttgaaaaatggagTGGATAAGTACTGGAGATCTACGAGAATACATGCTATTTGCaaagaggagaagcaggagaTTCGGAAGAATCTATTCAACCAATTGGATGAATCCAACAGTCAACTAACGATTCAGAATGCTCATACCATTGCACGAATTTGCAGACATGATTTCCCTGCAGCATGGCCCACAGTATTTGACGAGATGGCCGATATCATGGAGTCTTCCTCGCAGATAAGCGAGACTCTTGGAATAATGAGAATGAACAATCTATTAATTATAATGAACCAGATATTGAAGGTTTTGGCCTCGGTGAGGATAGGACGAGCACGGAGTGCATTGCAAGCCAAAGTTCCTATTATTTTACCACATTTGGTCAAgcattatcatcattactTTCGTCTATGGACTACTAATTATGATGCTGCTACTATGGAGGTGGGATATATGTGCCTCAAAAATATAAGGCGAGCCACCGTTGATGGATACGAGTACCCACATCGTGATAATACGATAAATGAGTTTTTCGAGACCAGCTTGcttcattttcaaaagCTTTTGATCATGCACGAATCAACCCAGTTGGAATTACTTGAGAGATACTTGAAGTGCTATCTAAAGCTTTACTTCAATATGGCCAACGCAAATAGCGTGGCATTTTTACTGTTTTCGTCGTCCAGAAGCATCATTCTTACGCTTCTTTCGATGCTGCAACAGAAAGCCGATACGGTATATAATCTAGAAGATCGCGACGGAAGCGATTTCTGGGAACAGACGGTAGTTAAGACCATTTTgatcatgaagaaaattACATCATTTGCATATAGGAAAGGGGCTACTTTGTTGAGGCCAAGTAATgacaagaaagaggtgGAACGGGCAACaaaagttgttgaagagatcttcaCCCCTCAATTGCTCGAGAATTTGGTCAATATGCTAATGTCGTCCTATCTTAAACTTCGTCCATGTGATTTGGAAGCTTGGCAAATGGAGCCAGAAGAGTGGGTTACAGAAGAACTGCAAGTTAGTTGGGAATACCAAATTCGGCCTTGCGCAGAGAACTATTTTGAGGATTTGGTCTCTTATTTCAAGCCATTTCTTTCCGAACTTATTTTGAATAAGATCCAGACGGTGCTTTCAGATGCAGATACTGATATTCTCACCAAGGATGCCACGCTTAGTGTATTCCAGCTGAGTTCCGGGGCCATCAGTGATGATTGTAACTTTGATCAGATGTTTGCCAATTACTTTCTTCCTGAAGCTCTAAAAGTCGACTCTGATGATTGCAAGATTGTCAAAAGAAGAGTATGCTTAATTATATCCGATTGGGTATGCATTCAATGCTCTAAAGAGACTAGAGACTCCATCTATAAACTCATAGTGACCCTTCTACAGCCAGACCAGCTATTCAATGATAAAGTGGTTAGACTAACAGCTACACAGACGTTACAGCATCTGATTAATGACTGGGAGTTTCGAAAGTCCGACTTCAGACCCTACTTGGATACCACAGTTGAGGCTCTGTTGAAGCTACTAAGCGAATTGAACTGGACAGAGTCCAAAATGTTTATCCTTAAaatgatttctttgattatTGAGAGGAACAATCCTTTGATAGAGGAGGCCGTTCTTCGTGACATTATGGATATGGTTCCAAAAATGTGGGAAGAGTCAAACAACTCGAACGAGATGATTCTTAAGAACTCTCTACTAAGGATTCTGCGAGAGCTTACGAACTCTTTAAACAGCAAAAGTCAATTAATTCATTCCATGGTAATGCCATTGATTCCTATTTGCTGTACGGAGGGTTCTCAATACTATTCATTACTTTGTGAAGATGGATTCGAACTCTGGTCCGCTATTCTCAAACAGTTACCCTTGGATAAGCCAATTCCGTCAAACATTTTTGGGGAATGGTTCCCGTTGGTATTGAAGGGACTTTGCAATTGGACAGAGATTTTACCGCTTGTACTTAAAATCTTGCGATCGTATTCTTTGCTTGACGCAACTCTTTTCGAAACGGATTTCGGTCTtgaaatattcaaagtcctGGGAGGATACTTGGGAACCATGAGGGATGATTCATTGTTTATTGCATCGCAAACAGTTGAGATTCTAGTGCTACAGGTTTCCAAAGACCAAATTTACAACTCGAAGTTAATGGAGAATCTTGCTGAAAGCGGCCTATTCAATGCCATGATAATATATATTACTAGGGAGACCGAGACTCCCAACTGTGAAATTAAAGTGGCACTACCCGTgttgagaatgatgatgctaGATGCCAAATTCTTTGTGTTTCAGCTGCTCGGCTCGATTCTGGTGAAGGGAACATCACTCTCCATGCTGTTCCACCGACTTTTTACGAACTTGGTGGGGTATCTGAAGATGACTTACGATTCAAAGGCAAGAAAGGTCTTTTTATTAGCTCTTCTATCGCTCTACGATCCAAGTTATTTTGTCAAAAAGGTAAATTTGGATCCCAACGTTGGAGGGGATGTAGATTATCAACTTGAACAGATGGATGATAACGACGGAATAGCGTTGATCCTTTCAATGAACTTTAACAAGGTTCTTTCATTGACATCTCGATtccttgaagaagttcaagagGCTCCAGGAGGTGATTGTAAAAATTATCATAGACAATCACCGTACGACGATGAAGTACTCGTTATGGCACAAACAGACGAAGAACAACGCGACGAGGgagaagatccagaaaaCGAGTATGTTCAAGAATTTAGGATCCCTGACAGTGGAGAGAAGCTCCGATATACTCAACTATTACTAGCTAAAGACTCTGTTTATAACgtgaacttgaaggagttTGTCAAGTTCAAAATGAGCCAATTAGTGGGCAGCGTGGACAACTACGAGGGATTGATTAATTCGGTGTCCAAAGAGACTCTAGACGATCTACAGTTGGCCTATAGTAAGTAG